The Mycolicibacterium hassiacum DSM 44199 genome includes a window with the following:
- a CDS encoding Rieske (2Fe-2S) protein: MSEQKRLADGQKRLAQGREHVVATVDEIPPGTHKLVPIGRHGVGVYNVNGKFYAIANYCPHEGGPLCSGRPRGRTVVDESVPGDAVMVRDMEYIYCPWHQWGFELATGTTAVKPEWSIRTYPVRVVGNQVLVQA; the protein is encoded by the coding sequence ATGAGCGAACAGAAGCGATTGGCGGACGGCCAGAAGAGGCTGGCCCAGGGCCGCGAGCACGTCGTCGCCACCGTCGACGAGATCCCGCCGGGCACTCACAAGCTGGTGCCGATCGGCCGCCACGGCGTCGGGGTCTACAACGTCAACGGCAAGTTCTATGCGATCGCCAACTACTGTCCGCACGAAGGGGGTCCGCTGTGCTCCGGCCGCCCCCGCGGCCGCACGGTCGTCGACGAGAGCGTGCCGGGCGACGCGGTGATGGTCCGCGACATGGAATACATCTACTGCCCGTGGCACCAGTGGGGGTTCGAGTTGGCCACCGGAACCACCGCGGTGAAACCGGAGTGGAGCATCCGAACCTACCCGGTACGGGTGGTCGGCAACCAGGTG